One stretch of Desulfovibrio desulfuricans DNA includes these proteins:
- a CDS encoding glycosyltransferase, with protein sequence MKILHCNTYDNGGGAAIAAHRLHTALCGLGVDSHLGVLQREREEVRVHRLVGALRKHLSGLILRAEKMPFKLFGTKFNSFFSSGLFPSFVHRRINGIAADITHLHWIQSEFISLRDIARITTPLVMTLHDTWGFTGGCHILQGCEQYKDSCAACPQVSSGARWLVKKSFNVKQCTYAKKRIDFVLPSKAYLFKARQSRLLQHSALHHIPNPIDTARFSPLETPLARKIMGVSPHIPTLLFGAIAASKDANKGYDLLSAALLKLPQYYANPVQLLVFGASEGVNVIGAYPVQYLGRLHDDVSLRLAYCAADAFVCPSREENFPYTVMESLSCGTPVAAFAVGGIPDMVEDMVNGRLAVPHDPDALARSIAYILEDKERHACMCIAARQVVEERYALSVVARQYLELYSEILERK encoded by the coding sequence ATGAAAATTCTTCATTGCAATACTTACGACAACGGCGGCGGTGCCGCCATTGCTGCGCATCGCCTGCATACAGCCCTATGTGGACTTGGTGTGGATTCACATCTGGGGGTCTTGCAGAGAGAACGTGAGGAAGTCCGTGTGCACCGTCTTGTGGGGGCATTGAGAAAGCATCTTTCTGGACTGATATTGCGGGCAGAAAAAATGCCGTTCAAATTGTTTGGAACAAAGTTTAACAGCTTTTTTTCAAGTGGACTTTTTCCCAGCTTTGTCCATAGACGTATCAATGGCATCGCTGCTGATATAACACACCTTCATTGGATACAGTCAGAATTTATTTCCTTGCGAGATATTGCTCGCATAACAACCCCCTTGGTAATGACCTTGCATGATACATGGGGATTTACCGGGGGCTGTCATATTTTACAGGGATGTGAGCAGTACAAGGATTCTTGCGCCGCATGTCCGCAAGTATCCTCTGGTGCGCGATGGCTGGTGAAGAAAAGTTTTAATGTGAAACAATGCACCTATGCTAAAAAACGTATAGATTTTGTCTTGCCGAGCAAGGCCTACTTGTTTAAGGCGAGGCAAAGCCGTCTTTTGCAGCACAGCGCACTGCATCATATTCCAAATCCTATTGATACAGCACGTTTTTCTCCTCTGGAAACGCCTTTGGCCCGCAAGATAATGGGTGTATCTCCGCATATCCCAACACTACTCTTTGGTGCTATTGCTGCTTCCAAAGATGCCAATAAAGGGTATGATCTGTTGAGCGCTGCATTGCTAAAGCTTCCGCAGTATTATGCCAATCCTGTGCAATTGCTTGTCTTCGGAGCTTCAGAGGGTGTGAACGTTATTGGAGCATATCCGGTGCAATACCTCGGCCGTTTGCACGATGATGTGTCCTTGAGGCTGGCATACTGCGCGGCAGATGCCTTTGTCTGCCCCTCACGAGAAGAGAATTTTCCTTATACAGTCATGGAGTCTTTGTCTTGTGGTACTCCTGTGGCGGCTTTTGCCGTTGGGGGGATACCAGATATGGTGGAAGATATGGTGAATGGTCGCCTTGCCGTCCCCCACGATCCTGACGCATTGGCGCGCAGTATCGCGTACATACTGGAAGACAAAGAGCGCCACGCATGTATGTGCATTGCAGCGCGTCAGGTGGTGGAAGAGCGTTATGCTTTATCTGTAGTGGCGCGACAATATTTGGAATTATACAGTGAAATACTTGAAAGAAAATGA
- a CDS encoding glycosyltransferase, with product MLKSVAPIAVFAFNRAGNLTQTLAALAANQLADQSHLTIFCDGPRNDVERSKTDTVRAVARAAKGFASLRVVERENNLGCAGSIIDGLQQMFAEHERVIVIEDDILCSPDTLTFLNDGLAKYENHKTVWNISAWSPPAAIFPVHSDYPYDVYVVPRFNCWGWGSWRDRFALIDWNVSDYAMFSQCQALQRAFNRGGVDLTSMLNEQMCGELDTWDIRMDYARFKYGCVGVNPVRSYTTNIGIGSGTHTTNFTTRFDNDITLAKSPDQVRWIDHIFVDAEMLRNFVHIYEDSNPARRSLRNALQKCHLLPLAQKIKRVLGC from the coding sequence ATGCTAAAATCGGTAGCTCCCATTGCTGTTTTTGCTTTCAATCGTGCTGGTAATCTAACGCAAACGCTTGCGGCCCTGGCAGCAAACCAACTTGCTGATCAGAGTCATCTGACTATTTTTTGCGATGGCCCGAGGAATGATGTCGAGCGTTCAAAGACAGATACTGTCCGCGCCGTTGCGCGCGCTGCCAAGGGCTTTGCCTCGCTACGGGTAGTGGAACGAGAGAACAATCTGGGGTGTGCAGGTTCAATCATTGACGGTTTACAGCAGATGTTTGCCGAGCATGAGCGTGTAATAGTCATTGAAGACGATATATTATGTTCGCCTGACACATTGACCTTCTTGAATGATGGGCTTGCCAAGTATGAGAATCATAAAACGGTATGGAATATTTCCGCTTGGTCACCGCCGGCAGCCATTTTCCCTGTGCATTCAGATTACCCCTACGATGTGTATGTCGTGCCGAGGTTTAACTGCTGGGGATGGGGCAGTTGGCGTGACAGATTTGCTTTGATAGACTGGAACGTCTCTGACTATGCAATGTTTTCGCAGTGCCAGGCATTGCAACGTGCTTTTAACAGGGGTGGAGTCGATTTAACCTCAATGCTCAATGAGCAGATGTGCGGCGAGCTTGATACATGGGATATTCGTATGGATTACGCCCGCTTCAAGTATGGCTGCGTGGGGGTTAACCCTGTTAGATCTTATACAACAAATATTGGCATTGGTAGCGGGACTCATACAACAAACTTCACCACACGCTTTGACAATGATATAACTCTGGCAAAATCGCCCGATCAAGTGCGCTGGATAGACCATATTTTTGTGGATGCAGAAATGCTCCGCAATTTTGTTCACATATATGAAGACTCCAATCCTGCACGGCGAAGCTTGCGCAATGCTTTACAAAAATGTCACTTGCTGCCTCTCGCGCAGAAAATAAAACGCGTGTTGGGCTGTTAA